Proteins encoded by one window of Kribbella flavida DSM 17836:
- a CDS encoding acyl carrier protein, with protein sequence MSELTRAQIRDLMGEVMKAQGKELPSDDSADLREIGFRSLDFSELALRVEDEIGDELNFDAPGLRQIAKVGDVLDFIEQLQSA encoded by the coding sequence ATGAGTGAGTTGACGCGCGCCCAGATCCGGGACCTGATGGGCGAGGTGATGAAGGCGCAGGGCAAGGAGCTGCCGAGCGACGACAGCGCCGACCTGCGGGAGATCGGCTTCCGCTCCCTGGACTTCTCCGAGCTGGCCCTGCGGGTCGAGGACGAGATCGGCGACGAACTGAACTTCGACGCCCCCGGTCTGCGCCAGATCGCGAAGGTCGGCGACGTTCTCGACTTCATCGAGCAGCTTCAGTCGGCGTGA